The window GAACGTCAGGAAGCCAAAGAACAGCGCCACGGTGGTGAAGATGATGGGCTCACCCACCAGGCGCAAGGTGCGCACCAGCACTGCCGCCTGATCGGTCTCGCCGCGCAGCTCCAGGTTCAAGCGCGCCATGTAGTGAATGGTCGAGTCGACGGCGATGCCCAGCGCGATTGCCGCGATCAGGCTGGTGCCCAAGTTGAGCAAGATGCCGAGCCAGCCCATCACACCGAAGAAAATCGCGATCGGCAACACGTTCGGCAGCATCGCCAGCAACCCCACCTTGACCGACAAGAACATCAGCGCCATCACCACGAAGATCACGGCCAACGCCAGCGACAGACTCTTGATTTGTCCGGCGACGATATCCGCCGTGCTACCGGTGAGCAGCACCAGATTGCCGGTCGGATGCACCTGCACCTCGGCCGGAAAATGCTCGGCCACGTACGCACGAACGGCAGCCAGCGTGTCCGCGATCCGGCGCGAGCCCGACAGCTCGGTGCGAACCAGCACGTTGGCGCGGCGGAAATCCGGGGTAACCACCGAGCTGAAGGTGGCCGGACTGGTGCTGACCAAGCTCAATACCGCCGGCAGCCGCGCCGGCTCCTCCCACAACGAGGCCGCCGGCGCCGCCGCCACGATCCGGCCCTGCTCGTCCAGCAAGATGTCCCCCTCCGCGCTTTTGCTCAGCCCGGCATCGAGCAGCTCCAGGTAATCTGCCACCGACAGCGACGAGCTCACACCCGGCAGCGTCGCCAGAAACGTCTGCAGATCCTTGATCAACTTCAGCACCTCCCAGCGTTTGAGCGCACCGGCGCCGCTGCCTTCGATCACCAGGTAGAACGGGTTACTGCCGACCACCTCACGGTTGATGGTTTCGTTGGCCTGGCGTACCTCCGAGGCCGGATCGAAGTAGTAGAGGAAGTCGGAATCGACGCGGATCGAGCGGATGCCGAGCCCTGCTACCAGCGCGGCCGCCGCCGCCCCCCACAGAATCACGCGCCGCGACACGAAGGCGCCCTGGCCCAGCCGGGTCAGCGACGCCGCCAGCCAGAGCGAAATCCTCCTTGGCTGCGTGCGCCGCTCAGCCGGCAGCAGCTGCAACAACGCCGGGATCACAGTCAGCGACGTGACGGTGAGGCAGACCACTCCGACCACCGCGAAGATCCCGAGATCCCAGATGGCGGTGATGCGATTGACCGCCAATGAACCGAACCCGATCACCATCGTCAGCGCCGACACCACCAGCGGCAACCACACACGCTCGAAGGCCCGCACGACCAACAGCTCGCGCTCGGCGCCGGCCTCGACCTGCTCGTAGTACCGGGCCATCATGTGAATACCGAACGAGCTGCCGACCACGATCAACAGCGGCGGCAAGATAAAGGTGCCGAGCGTGATCGCCTTGCCGGCCAGCACCATGAACCCGAGAGTCCACACCAAAGCCAGCAGCACCGACACCGCCGGCAGCAGCACGCCGCGGATGGTCCAGAACGACAACCACAGCACCAGCAGCACGAGCACGAGCGCGACCGGGGTAAAGCGCAACAGGTCGCGCCGCATCAGCTCGACGGCGGCCTGTTTCACGTGCGCCGCCCCGGTGTAGTACATGCGCTCGGGCCCGCCTGCGGCCGCAAGCAGCCCGCGGATCTTCTGGTCAACCCCGAGGCTCAAGTACTGCGCGTCGGTCAGGTTCTTGAAAAAAACATTGATCGCGGCGCCGCGAAAATCGCCGGACACCAGGTTCTTGCCGTACAGCGGCGTGCTCGCCAACTTGTGCTTGAGCGCCGCAATGGCGGCGGCGCTCGGCGGCAGGCGCGGCAGCAACCGCGGCGGGTCGAAGACATCGGCAGCGGGGTCAACGGCGTTGGTGAGGCTGAGAACACGCTCGACGCCCTCGATGCCGGCGATCGCCTCCGTCAGGCTCGCGATCTTCGCCAGCGTAGCGCTGGCAAAGATGTCCGGCGCCAGCAGCCCCACCACGGCTACGTCGTCACTGCCGAACGCCGCCCGCACCCCGGCGTAGTACGCGATCTCAGGGTCACCAGCCGGCAGGACGCTCTCAAGCGAACTTTCAATCTCTATGCGTGCCGCAAACAAGCCCAGCGCGGCGGTCATGAGCAGGTTCGCCGCCAGCACCGCCAGCGGGTAGCGCAGCCACCGGGCCCAGGCAGCCATCGGCGCCCCGGCCTCACGCGGCCGAGCGCAGCTTCGCAATCAGACCGTTGAGCACCTGCTCCTGCTGTTTGAGGGCAGTCTTCCACTCCGTGGCATCGGTCTTGTGAACCTCGCCGCGCAGGTCGGTGAAGGCCCGCTCCAGCAACTCGCGCACCGCCGCAGCTTCAGCCTCAGTCAGCTCGATGTGCATAACAGCACCTCCGTACGCATCCTCGCTGGCCCGCCACGGGCGAGCCGCTTGCCGTCCGGGTAATTGCGACCCTTTCCAGATACCGAAACGCGGCCCTTCACTCAACTCGGGTCTCACGCCGCTTTCGCAAACACCGCAATGGACTGCCGGCGGCTGCGCGTTCGCCGGAACCTATGCCAGCCAACCACCAGGCCTGGAGCAGTTGTCACTCTGGCACATGCGTTGCACACTAGGATTGCGGAGTACAGCGATGGCATGTGAGTTCTTCTCTGACGGGAAGTACCCTCTGTGCCTGGCGGTGCGGGGGCTGATGACCCCGTCGCTGGCACAGATGCGGCGCTGTTGCGCCAGCGAGCATCCGGAAGCGTGCCCGTTCTTCCAGTCTTACCACGACACCGGAGAGAAGGTTCCTCTGGAAGTCGCCAAGAGGGGCGTCAGCCAGAGGCGCCTCTCGGCCTGATCGGGATCGCAGCGGACCGGGATGCCGCAGCGCCTAACGGCTCAAGTAGCTTGCGATTTCGCTCGCCGGCACGTCGCCGGAGTTTACATGTTGGCGCCGCCCACCTAATCTGCGCTTGATGACATGGACAGCGAGCACGCTCACAACGCCGATCTCCAGGCACATCGAGGCTCGGACATACCCCGGCCGCGTCGTTTTGCCGGCATGAGCGACGATGCACGTACGTACGCCGCTGACGCGGTCTTGCGCGACGGCAGCTCGATTCACATCCGCGCCATCCGCCCCGACGACAAGGAGCGCCTGCGCGACCACTTCCAACACCTGAGCATGCGGTCGATCTACTTCCGCTTCTTTGGCGCCAAGAAGCGGCTGACAGACGAAGAGCTGGCTCGTTTTACCGAACTCGACTTCGTGCGGCAGGTGGCGTTGGTAGCAACGCTGCGCGGCGAGCGCGAGCGCATCATCGGAGTGGGACGATACACCGCCGTTCCGGGCGACGGCGCCGACAGCCACCGGGCCGAAGT is drawn from Deltaproteobacteria bacterium and contains these coding sequences:
- a CDS encoding MMPL family transporter; amino-acid sequence: MAAWARWLRYPLAVLAANLLMTAALGLFAARIEIESSLESVLPAGDPEIAYYAGVRAAFGSDDVAVVGLLAPDIFASATLAKIASLTEAIAGIEGVERVLSLTNAVDPAADVFDPPRLLPRLPPSAAAIAALKHKLASTPLYGKNLVSGDFRGAAINVFFKNLTDAQYLSLGVDQKIRGLLAAAGGPERMYYTGAAHVKQAAVELMRRDLLRFTPVALVLVLLVLWLSFWTIRGVLLPAVSVLLALVWTLGFMVLAGKAITLGTFILPPLLIVVGSSFGIHMMARYYEQVEAGAERELLVVRAFERVWLPLVVSALTMVIGFGSLAVNRITAIWDLGIFAVVGVVCLTVTSLTVIPALLQLLPAERRTQPRRISLWLAASLTRLGQGAFVSRRVILWGAAAAALVAGLGIRSIRVDSDFLYYFDPASEVRQANETINREVVGSNPFYLVIEGSGAGALKRWEVLKLIKDLQTFLATLPGVSSSLSVADYLELLDAGLSKSAEGDILLDEQGRIVAAAPAASLWEEPARLPAVLSLVSTSPATFSSVVTPDFRRANVLVRTELSGSRRIADTLAAVRAYVAEHFPAEVQVHPTGNLVLLTGSTADIVAGQIKSLSLALAVIFVVMALMFLSVKVGLLAMLPNVLPIAIFFGVMGWLGILLNLGTSLIAAIALGIAVDSTIHYMARLNLELRGETDQAAVLVRTLRLVGEPIIFTTVALFFGFLTFAGSSFVPIQNFGMLAGVTMAAALGTNLVLLPALLATTKIITLWDLLAVKLGQEPTRTIPLFAGLRPGQARVVVLMGRLQHFAPGDYVMRQGERGDVMYVVLQGVAQVVASGGGERRLIRECGRGEVIGEMGLVRHGQRSADVVAAGALDALAVDERFLQRLQGRYPRIAAQVFLNLTRILSDRLQRMTDQYVASRRA